The following are encoded in a window of Bradyrhizobium guangdongense genomic DNA:
- the fliF gene encoding flagellar basal-body MS-ring/collar protein FliF, which translates to MQGLADFLKGIGAARFGAMIAVTAALIGFFAFVIMRVTTPQMTTLFTDLSMEDSSSIIKDLERQGIQYELRNDGSIIMVPKDKVTRLRMKLAEGGLPKGGGVGYEVFDKSDALGTTSFVQNINHLRALEGELARTIRAIDRIQAARVHLVLPERPLFAREAPEPSASIVVRVRGSLEAQQIRAIRHLVASAVNGLKPQRVSIVDEAGQLLADGAATDPEQAAGDDRRIAFEKRLRKEVEDIVSSVVGSGRARVQLSADFDFNKITQTSDKFDPEGRVLRSSQTREESSLTADTNGQVTVNNELPGNQQNSGVPAKDQSKKSEETNNYEISRTTKTEVTEAGRVNRISVAVLVDGIYTKNDKGELAYTDRTKEQLDRIATLVRSAIGFDQKRGDQVEVVNLRFADAPSTAPIAEPSGFLGMLQFTKDDVMYFVELGVMMLLGLVVMFMVIRPLVKRILASDEVAAAISGVLSGPAASEDAAPAAAGQALIPGGAASAIDVATIQGQVHAQSVHRVGELAERNPNETVAIIRQWLAEPAK; encoded by the coding sequence TTGCAAGGTCTTGCGGACTTTTTAAAAGGTATCGGCGCCGCCCGTTTCGGGGCGATGATCGCGGTCACCGCCGCGCTCATCGGCTTCTTTGCCTTCGTCATCATGCGCGTCACCACACCGCAGATGACGACGCTGTTCACCGACCTCAGCATGGAGGATTCCTCCAGCATTATCAAAGACCTGGAGCGCCAGGGTATCCAGTACGAGCTGCGCAATGATGGCAGCATCATCATGGTGCCCAAGGACAAGGTCACCCGCCTTCGCATGAAGCTCGCCGAGGGCGGCCTGCCCAAGGGTGGCGGCGTCGGCTATGAAGTGTTCGACAAGTCGGACGCCCTCGGCACCACCTCTTTCGTCCAGAACATCAATCATCTGCGCGCGCTGGAGGGCGAACTCGCCCGCACCATCCGCGCCATCGACCGGATCCAGGCCGCCCGCGTCCACCTGGTGCTGCCCGAGCGTCCGCTGTTCGCGCGCGAGGCGCCGGAGCCGTCGGCCTCGATCGTGGTGCGGGTCCGCGGCTCGCTCGAAGCCCAGCAGATCCGCGCCATCCGTCATCTCGTCGCTTCCGCCGTCAACGGCCTGAAGCCGCAGCGGGTCTCGATCGTGGATGAGGCCGGCCAGTTGCTCGCCGACGGGGCCGCGACCGATCCGGAGCAGGCCGCCGGCGACGACCGGCGCATCGCCTTCGAAAAGCGGCTGCGCAAGGAGGTCGAGGACATCGTCTCCTCCGTGGTCGGTTCGGGCCGCGCCCGCGTCCAGCTCTCCGCCGATTTCGACTTCAACAAGATCACCCAGACCTCGGACAAGTTCGATCCCGAGGGCCGCGTGCTGCGCTCGAGCCAGACCCGCGAAGAGAGCAGCCTCACCGCCGACACCAACGGCCAGGTCACCGTCAACAACGAGCTCCCCGGCAACCAGCAGAACAGCGGCGTGCCGGCAAAGGACCAGAGCAAGAAGTCCGAGGAGACCAACAATTACGAGATCTCCCGCACCACCAAGACCGAGGTGACCGAGGCCGGCAGGGTCAACCGCATCTCGGTCGCGGTGCTGGTCGACGGCATCTACACCAAGAACGACAAGGGCGAGCTCGCCTACACCGATCGGACCAAGGAGCAGCTCGACCGCATCGCCACCCTGGTGCGCTCGGCGATCGGCTTCGACCAGAAGCGCGGCGACCAGGTCGAGGTCGTCAATCTGCGCTTCGCCGACGCGCCCTCCACCGCTCCGATCGCAGAGCCCTCCGGCTTCCTCGGCATGCTGCAGTTCACCAAGGACGACGTCATGTATTTCGTCGAGCTCGGCGTGATGATGCTGCTCGGCCTCGTCGTGATGTTCATGGTGATCCGCCCGCTGGTGAAGCGCATCCTCGCCTCCGACGAAGTCGCCGCCGCCATCTCAGGCGTGCTCTCCGGCCCCGCAGCGTCCGAAGACGCGGCGCCGGCCGCCGCCGGTCAGGCGCTGATCCCGGGCGGCGCCGCCAGCGCGATCGACGTCGCCACCATCCAGGGCCAGGTCCACGCCCAGTC
- a CDS encoding DUF1153 domain-containing protein gives MTEPHRPRVKYVIGPDGSPLTIADLPAPGTKRWVIRRKAEVVAAVRGGLLSLEEACSRYTLTVDEFLSWQFSIDQHGLAGLRTTRIQQYRQ, from the coding sequence ATGACAGAACCCCATCGCCCGAGGGTAAAATACGTCATCGGGCCGGACGGCAGTCCGCTGACGATTGCAGATCTGCCCGCACCCGGCACCAAACGCTGGGTCATCCGCCGCAAGGCCGAAGTCGTCGCCGCAGTGCGTGGCGGACTTCTCTCGCTCGAGGAGGCCTGCAGCCGTTATACCCTGACGGTCGACGAATTCCTCTCCTGGCAGTTTTCCATCGACCAGCATGGTCTGGCGGGTCTTCGCACCACCCGCATCCAGCAATATCGCCAGTAA